AACCCCTCAGACAAGATGGTGCGACTCCTCTTATCTCTTCCCCGCGACCTGCGAGGCTTGCTATCGCCATGCTGACATCTTCAagggctgctgcttctcccGCTCATCAGGCCCTAACTCGCCTTACCCAGGTGGCGCTCCCAACGCTTCGTCGCGCGCCATCAATCCTCCCCCGCTGGCCCTTCCAGAAGCCGTGAGCGGCCCCGTGCCTCAAATCCCCGCCGAGAgacgccgtcgccgtcgccacGACCGACCTCTGGATCAGCATATCGATAAGCCTCTGCGACGACACGAATGGACTTCCCGCGATCGTACCTGGACAAGGAGAAAGTTGGACCAGGAGCGCGCAGACTTCTTCGATACGCGAGTCACGGGCAGGCCCGAGATCTGGCAGACAGTCCATGCTGCGCTCAAGGTGCTATGGGACCCTGCGAGTCAAGATGCTCAGGACGACGGCTCCAACGGCCTTGCGACGGCCCAAATGATCCTCTCTGCCGCTGAGATATCTCTCCCGACCGGAAATCTCGCCAACGGCGTGTACGACGCTCTCGGAAACTACTACCAACTGCCCGAATGGATTGTCTGTGACCCGCGGAACATGCAAGAGGATGACCAAGAAGGCGCCAAGGGTGATGTTTCGACAGTGGGCGACGACACGGCAGCAGACGACGACCTAagtgacgatgacgacgagattGAGGGGAGAAAACGAGAAAAGGGCAAAGAAGTCATAGATGTGCGGGAGCAGGTGATTCTGCGAGCCAGGCTCAGCGAGAACGGCCGGGATATCAAAGTCCGAATAACAGAGACAGAGTCGGTCCGAAGTGTTGCTAAGAAGATCGCCCAGGAGGCTGATGTAAGTTGTTCTTCATATTCAAACCTCCAACGGATTTGCTGACTTGTCTCACAGCTTGCATCGACAAAAAAGATCCGGATAGCATACCTAGGCAAGATTCTCAAGGAGAACTCGTCGCTCTCGGCCCAAAACTGGCAGACCGGCCATATGGTCAATGCCCTCGTCTTCGACCTCGACCGGTAATAAACCAATCGCCGGTGTGAAGCCGTCACCTCGCCgctcgtcgacatcctctgTGTCCTGACCCGGCAGCTCATTATGACTCTGATGAGACGAACGTCaaagcagcttctcccccTCGTTCCCCTTACAATTACACGCCTCAATATTTCATCAACGGCTCCTCCCCTTTCTTTTGGTCTGCTGTCATTGGCCATGTCTGGATAATACCCATTTCAGTTTTTCCTGTTGTCTGTCATTTCTGGAGTTTGGTCGGTACTGGCCCAGCGAGTCTTGATTTATCATTCAAGTATTTCTTTAGCCCATGCGTTGAGATTGCTTCTGCATATTCTTTTGAATACTATTCTTACACAAGCCGTACATTTGCCCCATGATGCTCCTGATGTTGCTTTGCGCGGTACAAGATAATATAGACTCATTAATTCATGCACCCACTCAACGAAGAGCCTCTGGCCGTCTCCCGTGACCCATATAGAAAACCATATGCCTTTGTTTGGAATCAACGTCTACCTAACCTGCTTACAATTGAACTCTACCAGGGACCCATCGCATAGCCTTTTGGTGGGAAAACACCCATTAACATGCTCCGACCCTGACTCCGCTCCAACCATCGTCATGAATCTTGCAATGCTGCAGCAACCTTTCTCATCCGATCCGGGCGCTTACAACTGTCATCAACTGGCCTAGGCTGTCGAGCCGATCTTGTTCAGACCCTTCAATGAGCCCAGGCTCAGCGCCAGACCCTGCGATCGGCTTCTTATCCGAACGAAACCGGTGATGGGtccatcctcaccctccttctcgataCTCAGGTTGGCCAGAGCATCCTCACCTAGGTAAAATGTTAGCATGGCATATTCTTAAGCATGTTGATGGGAGCAACTTACCGAACACACTCCTCGCGTAGAGGTTGGCGCTCAGGAACTGGCAGTCACCCTTCAGACTAGCCTCTGGTGTGAGACAGTTCATATTTGTGCAGGCCATCAGCTGGTCAAGGAAATCGCGTAGCGACTTGGCCTTCGAGTTGATAttgaccttgttctcccACTCAAACTCGGTCCACATGGTACGGAACTGGGTCTCGGTGCAGGTAGCGGGCTGAATGTAGTCCATAATGTCAACGTGCAGGTCGTTGAGAATAACCACGTTAGTGTCAGTGGAGTGAGCCCCATCGTACACAACGTTACCAAAGATGACACCTGTGTCAGTTGATGAAACCTTGATTGTGCACTGCACATTGTGGAAGTCGTGAGGGCCCAGGTTCTGTGTGGTCGGGCGCTCAACCACCTTGAGGTCACCTAGAGTGGCAAACTCAACCGAGAGGTTCTGGAGAGTCTCGGTCGTCTGGTTGACCAGGAGGACATCGAGAACGATATCGAACTGATGAACCTTGACATAAGCCTCAGCGTAGACGGGATCAGAGAAACCGGTGAGCTGAACCACACGGCTAAGCTTGGATGAGAGATCCTCAGCAGTGCCTTCACCACCAGTTGCCCGCTCCAGATCCAcctcgatctcatcgagTCCGTCGGAAGcattcttcttggcgagTTGTCGGATAGGCACAACATCATCGACCTGCACGgcagtcttggccttctcgaaAGCCTCCTTAgccgccctcttcttctcttcaacctgGACCATGGCACGGAAAGCCTTGCGAGTGTCGTCCAACCACACAgtctcaagctccttcttctgctcaAACTCAGCCAGCGAGCGCACGCAGGACATGATTCGGTCCACGGAGTCTTCATCGATGGGTGCCTTGACGAACTGGGACTGGCCGACTCGGATGATGGAAATCATGATGAGCATAGCCTCAGCCCTCAGGGCATTGGTTCGTGCCTTGTCGGAGGAAATCTCGTGGTGTCGCATCACAAGCTTGACAAGAGTGGAGGACAGGACAGTCGCCAGGTAGTAGTCGCCATCGAGAATGAGCTGACGCAACGGGGGCTTCtgagcagccttgacggcTTCAAGCTTAGCAGCAGCCGAAGACTGGCTGGTGAGAGCAGTCTCAGTAGCATAGGTGCCGTCAGCGAGGACCTTGCGGGATCCAGTGGGCGCGGCTTGCTTAGAGGTTCCGTTGATGTGGTCATCAGccttctcgccgtcgtcatgAGAGTCCAGTAGCCGTTGCTCAGAGGCAAGAATAGGCATCTCACCCAAGCTAGCACGTATTCTCTTCCAAGCCTCACGGATATCCTTCTCTTCAAGCGAGTACTCGCCAATGATCCACATGATACCCCGGTACACCTTGCCAGCCCGGACCTCGCCCAGAGTAGAGACGAGACGCTCAATGATGGTAGTTCGGAGGCTGGGGAACTTTTCAACAACctccttgacaaagttgatAACGTCCACAGCGGAGACGTTGTTAAAGTCGGCAATGAAGTCCATGAGAAGCTCCACAACGCTAGCAGCAACCTCGGAGAACTTGATGGCGCACTGGTGAATCGagtggatgaggagggatCGATATTCAGTGTTCTTCTCATACTCCTGGTCGACAGTCTTGGAGAGCTCCTTTTTGAGCAGCAGAACGACCTCTTCGACGTTCTTGCTGGAGACCAtctcgagggcaaggccaagtgcCTTTCTTCGCACATCAATATCAGTGCTGGAGAGGACACGCAGGATCTCCATGGTCAGGTCATCCAGGATACCCTCGTTCTTCTTGCGCAGCTGGTCGACCCGGTCAAGCACGATAAGCTTGACATTGTTGTCCGCCTCCTTGATGCTCAGCTCGATAaacttggcggcggcggccttgacCGCCACGGGGTTGTTGGTCAAGGCAGTGAGGGAAGAAGCGGCTTCATATACAACGGTGGATGCGCCAGCTTCTAGCAGATCGAAAATTAACCTCAGATATCGTGCCTACCAATTGTCAGTTGTTTGGCAAAGCCTGTCGCAACGAATTCGAGACAGACCTTGTTCTGGGAGTTCTGAACAGCATCCTTGCGGATGAACTcgagctcaacaagctgaagaagctcctcTGCGTTGGGGATGCCCTCGAAAACGGACCCCAGGTATGAGAGCGCAGCATCGTGATCAATGCTGGAGAGGGCTGCAAAGGCGTTCCTCTTGCAGGTGGCATCGCTCTCTCCCATGAGGAAGGTGGCGATGAGTTCTGAAGCATCGGGGATCAAGGAAGGCGAGTGTTGGAAAATGGAAGAGATGGCGAAGACAGCGTTCTTTCGGACGTAGGCATGTCGGTGCTCCAGGCAAGATCGTGCTGAGGAAAGGAGGGGTTCGATGAGCTCGGCCTCTCTCAGCTTGCAGAGGAAGCGCAGGGTGTTGCCTCGAATGTATTCGTTGGGGTGTTGAAGATCGTTACGGATACCGTTGCTATACGAACATAGTCAGTAATTTGCGGCCGATGCGACAATGGGATATCGGCACACGGGCAAGGGAGACCTACCAGACTAGAATCATCTCCTGCTTCAACTTGCCGCTGCTGTCGAGCTTGGGGCAGATCTCGTAGTAGAAGTagaggagcttcttgagcggCTTGTACTTTGAGGGCATGACGAAGCGGATGATGTGCATGAGAAGCGTAGGCATGGGATCTCCGTTGAGCATAATGGTCAAGATGCGCTTCATGGTCTCgaccttggtctcgtcggTACCCTTCTCCAGCTGCATGCGCAGATCGGAGACGGTGGGGACGTCGGCCGCATTGTCCTGGTGGACGAGACTGTATGCGTTCTCGAGAAAGCCAGACATCTTGACGAGTGTCAACGGCggctggccgaggaggtttgtggtggtggtagtggtTGTTGTAGATGGGACGTGGCTCTAAGGGGAACGTGGGAAGTGGGATCGGAGGTGTAGGTGGTGTCTAGTCGGCGGTGGGGAGGCTCAGCTCAGGGGTGCCTGTTGCTTGAAGCTCTGGAGCTCTATTCGTCGGGACAAGTAACAAAGTCCGTCTGGGCCATTCGTTGAGTCGTCACAGGGCGCAATCGCCGACAAGTATCGCCAGAATCCCCGTTGATATTCTGGGCCAGCTCTGGGCAGCGTCAGCTTCAAGAAGATCTGTCCTGCCAGCGCCATGTCGAACAGGTGGCACTAAGCGAGTTGACGGTCACGTGAATTAGCAAGGGGGAAGTAGAGCTGGCGCTATTAGTTACAAGACAATGTTGAGACGATCTGTGAGATAGATGGGAATAAATATACAATGAGGACTATAAATTTGGTGTTTCTCTCTTAAGCAAACATTGTCTTGTTTTTAACCTTCGATCTTTGTGAAGTTGAGTCCTTACTGTCGCAGGTCGGTAAGCTCCATGTGTCTGGCGTTGTATTCCTGAGCCCGTGTGGCTGGCTGTCGAAG
This Fusarium keratoplasticum isolate Fu6.1 chromosome 6, whole genome shotgun sequence DNA region includes the following protein-coding sequences:
- a CDS encoding Ubiquitin-like domain-containing protein codes for the protein MGCCFSRSSGPNSPYPGGAPNASSRAINPPPLALPEAVSGPVPQIPAERRRRRRHDRPLDQHIDKPLRRHEWTSRDRTWTRRKLDQERADFFDTRVTGRPEIWQTVHAALKVLWDPASQDAQDDGSNGLATAQMILSAAEISLPTGNLANGVYDALGNYYQLPEWIVCDPRNMQEDDQEGAKGDVSTVGDDTAADDDLSDDDDEIEGRKREKGKEVIDVREQVILRARLSENGRDIKVRITETESVRSVAKKIAQEADLASTKKIRIAYLGKILKENSSLSAQNWQTGHMVNALVFDLDR
- a CDS encoding Coatomer subunit beta, producing MSGFLENAYSLVHQDNAADVPTVSDLRMQLEKGTDETKVETMKRILTIMLNGDPMPTLLMHIIRFVMPSKYKPLKKLLYFYYEICPKLDSSGKLKQEMILVCNGIRNDLQHPNEYIRGNTLRFLCKLREAELIEPLLSSARSCLEHRHAYVRKNAVFAISSIFQHSPSLIPDASELIATFLMGESDATCKRNAFAALSSIDHDAALSYLGSVFEGIPNAEELLQLVELEFIRKDAVQNSQNKARYLRLIFDLLEAGASTVVYEAASSLTALTNNPVAVKAAAAKFIELSIKEADNNVKLIVLDRVDQLRKKNEGILDDLTMEILRVLSSTDIDVRRKALGLALEMVSSKNVEEVVLLLKKELSKTVDQEYEKNTEYRSLLIHSIHQCAIKFSEVAASVVELLMDFIADFNNVSAVDVINFVKEVVEKFPSLRTTIIERLVSTLGEVRAGKVYRGIMWIIGEYSLEEKDIREAWKRIRASLGEMPILASEQRLLDSHDDGEKADDHINGTSKQAAPTGSRKVLADGTYATETALTSQSSAAAKLEAVKAAQKPPLRQLILDGDYYLATVLSSTLVKLVMRHHEISSDKARTNALRAEAMLIMISIIRVGQSQFVKAPIDEDSVDRIMSCVRSLAEFEQKKELETVWLDDTRKAFRAMVQVEEKKRAAKEAFEKAKTAVQVDDVVPIRQLAKKNASDGLDEIEVDLERATGGEGTAEDLSSKLSRVVQLTGFSDPVYAEAYVKVHQFDIVLDVLLVNQTTETLQNLSVEFATLGDLKVVERPTTQNLGPHDFHNVQCTIKVSSTDTGVIFGNVVYDGAHSTDTNVVILNDLHVDIMDYIQPATCTETQFRTMWTEFEWENKVNINSKAKSLRDFLDQLMACTNMNCLTPEASLKGDCQFLSANLYARSVFGEDALANLSIEKEGEDGPITGFVRIRSRSQGLALSLGSLKGLNKIGSTA